The nucleotide sequence GCGGGTCGATGATGACCTGCTGGACCTCACCGGTGCTCCAGCTCCACTCCAGGACGATCCCGCGCCGGCCGAGCAGGTCCCGGCCCGGTCCGGCCAGCCGAACCCCGGGCACGTACGTCATCGCCCGGAACAGCGCCGCGATCCGCCGCGGGGTCAGCAGGGGTGACGCCGACGCGGTCGTGAGCCGGGTGAGCTCGAGCATGGTCAGGCCGGGGTTGCTGGGGCTGCCGACGTACCCGACCCGCTTGCTGACCGCCTCGTACAGGGCGTGCGGGTCCATGGGCAGGGCCCGCAGTTCCTCGGTGTCGTGCTGGGCCGCGGCCGGCAGCCGCGTCCGGTTCGCGACCGGCTTGCAGCGCGGGTCCTTCTGCTCCTGCGCCGGGTCGCCCTCGGGGCCGGGGCGCAGCAGCCCGCCGACCTGCCGGCTCAGACCGTCGGCCTTGACGTCCGCGGGCGCCCAGACCTCGGTCACCGAGCCGCAGCTGTGCGCGGCCGGCAGGTTCTTCGGGCCGGCCCGAAGAACCCTCAGGCTGATCGCCGCGGACGGGCTGTCGATGAAGTCCCGCTGGATCGTGCGCCGGTACAGGACCTGGCCGGGTCCCGCCGCCGGGAAGCCGCCGCGCAGCGCCGCCGTCGCGGCCGCGGTCAGCACGTCGGCCGCCGCGGCGGTCGCCCCGATCGGTGCGTCGCCGCCCGACCCCACTCCGGTGACGGCGACCGACCCGCCCAGCACGGCGGCGACCGCGGCGGCCGCGACCCCGGCCCGCAGCCGGGCCCGGCGTACCCGGGGCGCCGGGGCCAGGACGCCGGCGCGGATCCGGGGCGCCGGGGTCAGGACGGCCGCGCGGATCCGGCGTGCGGTCAGCTCGTCCAGCTCGGGGACGTCGTCGCGTACCCGGCTCAGCAGGTCCAGCTCATCCATGGGAACGCTCCTCTGTGGACAGGGCCGCACGCAGCTGCGTACGGGCCCGGTGCAGTCGGGACTTGACGGTGCCGAGCGGCAGCTCGAGTGCGAGGGCGACCTCGTCCTGGGACAGCCCGCCCCAGGCGACGAGCAGCAGCACGTCCCGGTCGCCGGCGGCCAGGCCGGCCAGCACGCCGGCCAGCGCCGCGGTGGCGGCCCGGGCGTCGACCCGGTCGGCCACCCCGTCGGCCGGGGACGGCGCGTCCGGGTCGACCCCGCTGCGGGCCAGCGCCCGGTAGAGCCGGATCTCGTCCCGCCGGGCCCGGCGCAGCACGTTGGTCGCGATGCCGTAGAGCCAGGGCAGCGCGTCCGGCCGGGACGCGTCGTACCGGGCCCGGGTCTCGAAGGCGACCAGGAAGGTCTGCGCCAGCAGGTCGTCGGCGGCGGCGGTGCCGGCCCGACGGGCGAGGTAGCGGTGCACGGTCCGGGCGTGCCGGTCGAACACCGCCGCGAACTGCTCGCCCGCCGGCACCGAGGCGGCGATCAGCTCGCCGTCGGTCCGCGCCTCGGTGGCGCTGCTCATGTCGGAATCCTCACGTCCCGTCCTTGTCCGATGAGGCGGGTACGGTTCACGACGGCGTAGGGGAGCGATCACGTGCGGTGTTCATTCGACACGCGACCGTAGACTGACGCCGTCAGTGACCCGGGGAGAGCAGGTGGCGGTGCCGGACCGCGAGGACAAGCTCCGCACGACCCTCGCCATGATCGCGCCCGGGACCGGCCTGCGGGACGGTCTCGAGCGGATCCTTCGCGGCAACACCGGCGCGCTGGTGGTGCTCGGCTACGACAAGCTGGTCGAGTCGCTGTGCACCGGCGGCTTCCCGCTGGACGTGGAGTTCTCCGCGACCGGCATGCGCGAGCTGTCCAAAATGGACGGCGCGGTGGTGCTGGCCACGGACGGCTCCCGGATCGTGCGGGCGGCCACCCAGCTGATGCCGGACCCGAGCATCCCGACCGAGGAGTCCGGCACCCGGCACCGCACCGCCCAGCGGGTCTCCTCGCAGACCGGCTACCCGGTGATCTCGGTCAGCCAGTCGATGCGCGTCATCGGCCTCTACGTCGAGGGCCGCCGGTACGTGATGGACAACTCGGCCGCGATCCTGTCCCGGGCCAACCAGGCGCTGTCCACGCTGGAGCGCTACAAGCTGCGGCTGGACGAGGTCTCCGGGACGCTGTCCGCGCTGGAGATCGAGGACCTGGTCACCGTCCGGGACGCGACCGCGGTGGCGCAGCGGCTGGAGATGGTGCGCCGGATCGCCGACGAGATCGACGGGTACGTCGTCGAGCTCGGCACCGACGGCCGGCTGCTCTCGCTGCAGCTGGAGGAGCTGCTGGCCGGCGTGGACGGCGAGCGCGCGCTGGTCGCGCGGGACTACGTGCCGGACAACAGCCGCCGCGTGAGGACCATCGAGGAGGCGCTGGCCGAGCTGGCCACGCTGTCCGCGACCGAGCTGCTCGACCTGGGCGCGGTCGCCCGCGGGCTCGGCTTCGCCGCCACCCTGGAGTCGCTGGAGACCGCGGTCAGCCCGCGCGGCTACCGGCTGCTGGCCAAGGTGCCGCGGCTGCCCGGCGCGATCGTGGACCGGCTGGTCGACCACTTCGGCGGGCTGCAGAAGCTGCTCGCGGCGACCGTGGACGACCTGCAGGCGGTCGAGGGGGTCGGCGAGTCCCGGGCCCGCTCGATCCGGGAGAGCCTGTCCCGGCTGGCCGAGTCCTCGATCCTCGAGCGGTACGTCTGAGCGGCTACTTCAGGACCATCGGGGCCCGCTTGCTGATCACGGCGCCGAGCCGGCCGATCAGCGTGTAGGCGCCGGCGCCGACCCGGGTCCGGGTGCCCTGGCACTTCTGCCGCGAGCCGAGCCCGGACCAGGTCACCGAGAAGCTCTCGACCGCGCCGGGCCGCAGCAGCTCGGCGTCCCGGCCGCCGCCGGGGAAGCAGTCGTTGCTGGACCAGAGCCGGGTCGAGCCCCGGTAGAGCAGGATCTCCTGCAGCGAGGCGCCGAGGTCGCGGGTGCAGGCGACCCCGGAGATGTTGCGGACCTGCAGGTCCAGCACGGGGTTCTGGCCGACCGGGTACGACGGCTGCTTCGGCGCCACGCTGACCCGGATCGCCGAGTCCGAGCAGGACTTCGGCGGCGCCGGCGGGGGTGTCGTGCGGGCCGGCGTCGTCCGGGCCGGGGTGGTCGGCGCCGTGGTGACCGCCGGGCCGCCGCCCGCGGGCCGGCCCGGGTCGCCGCTCGGTGCGGTCGCGGTCAGCGAGGTCGGCGCGGCCGCCGGCACCGTCGGGCTCGGGGAGGAGCCGAGCGCGGCCGCGGTGTCCCGGGGCTGGTCGCCGCCGCCGGGCAGGATCGCCCAGATCAGCAGCAGCACCACGACCACGGCGGCGAAGGCCAGAGCCCGCCGCCGCCAGTAGATCTGCGGCGGCAGGGGGCCGACCGGATGCAGCACGTGGATCACCGTAACCGCGTCGATCCCCCGCGCCCGGGTGCCGCGCCGGGACGGCCGGCCCTGGTCTCGGCCGCCTCCGGCGGCCGGGGCGGGAGCTGGAGCGCACGCCTCCCGGCGCGCCCGGCTCGGGGGGCCGCGGACGGGAGCCGCCGCCGGCTCCGGGCGCCGGGGCGGGTTAGTCTCGCGCGCGATGGAGGGATTCGCCGACTCGGTGCTGGACTGGTACGACACCGCCGCCCGGGACCTGCCCTGGCGGCGCCCCGGCGTCTCCGCCTGGGCCGTGCTGGTCAGCGAGCTGATGCTGCAGCAGACGCCGGTGGCCCGGGTGCTGCCCGCGTACGAGGCCTGGCTGGTGCGGTGGCCGACGCCGGCCGACTGCGCCGCCGCACCCTCCGGTGAGGCCGTGCGGATGTGGGGGAAGCTCGGCTACCCCCGGCGCGCGCTGCGGCTGCACGAGGCGGCCCGGGCCATCGTGGAGCGGTACGGCGGGGTGGTCCCCGCCGATGTGGACGAGCTGCTGGCGCTGCCCGGGGTGGGCACGTACACGGCCCGGGCGGTGGCCTCGTTCGCCTACGGGCAGCGCCATCCGGTGGTCGACACCAACGTGCGCCGGGTGGTCGCGCGGGCCGTGCTCGGGCAGGGCGACGCCGGGCCGCCGTCGACCACCCGGGACCTGGCCACGGTCGAGGCGCTGCTGCCGCTGCGGCCGGCCCGGGCGGCCCG is from Mycobacteriales bacterium and encodes:
- a CDS encoding CU044_5270 family protein, translating into MDELDLLSRVRDDVPELDELTARRIRAAVLTPAPRIRAGVLAPAPRVRRARLRAGVAAAAVAAVLGGSVAVTGVGSGGDAPIGATAAAADVLTAAATAALRGGFPAAGPGQVLYRRTIQRDFIDSPSAAISLRVLRAGPKNLPAAHSCGSVTEVWAPADVKADGLSRQVGGLLRPGPEGDPAQEQKDPRCKPVANRTRLPAAAQHDTEELRALPMDPHALYEAVSKRVGYVGSPSNPGLTMLELTRLTTASASPLLTPRRIAALFRAMTYVPGVRLAGPGRDLLGRRGIVLEWSWSTGEVQQVIIDPHDGQVLGNRVVFTQDTETTQIRVAPHEPLKVTGFSARLVPAGSRWLDKATVTGVVDRIGQRP
- a CDS encoding RNA polymerase sigma factor — protein: MSSATEARTDGELIAASVPAGEQFAAVFDRHARTVHRYLARRAGTAAADDLLAQTFLVAFETRARYDASRPDALPWLYGIATNVLRRARRDEIRLYRALARSGVDPDAPSPADGVADRVDARAATAALAGVLAGLAAGDRDVLLLVAWGGLSQDEVALALELPLGTVKSRLHRARTQLRAALSTEERSHG
- the disA gene encoding DNA integrity scanning diadenylate cyclase DisA — translated: MAVPDREDKLRTTLAMIAPGTGLRDGLERILRGNTGALVVLGYDKLVESLCTGGFPLDVEFSATGMRELSKMDGAVVLATDGSRIVRAATQLMPDPSIPTEESGTRHRTAQRVSSQTGYPVISVSQSMRVIGLYVEGRRYVMDNSAAILSRANQALSTLERYKLRLDEVSGTLSALEIEDLVTVRDATAVAQRLEMVRRIADEIDGYVVELGTDGRLLSLQLEELLAGVDGERALVARDYVPDNSRRVRTIEEALAELATLSATELLDLGAVARGLGFAATLESLETAVSPRGYRLLAKVPRLPGAIVDRLVDHFGGLQKLLAATVDDLQAVEGVGESRARSIRESLSRLAESSILERYV
- a CDS encoding A/G-specific adenine glycosylase — encoded protein: MEGFADSVLDWYDTAARDLPWRRPGVSAWAVLVSELMLQQTPVARVLPAYEAWLVRWPTPADCAAAPSGEAVRMWGKLGYPRRALRLHEAARAIVERYGGVVPADVDELLALPGVGTYTARAVASFAYGQRHPVVDTNVRRVVARAVLGQGDAGPPSTTRDLATVEALLPLRPARAARFGVATMELGALVCTARSPRCADCPIVGSCAWRTAGCPPYDGRVTRPQRFAGTDRQVRGLLLDVLRGSEGPVPMGALDRVWSDDVQRARALDGLVADGLIDPLPDGTFALPGTLAPS